In one Streptomyces marincola genomic region, the following are encoded:
- a CDS encoding putative bifunctional diguanylate cyclase/phosphodiesterase — translation MNGPHETPGHDPGSAHQANPPSLTESDLLRDYRAAFQIAQFPMALVGAAGQILAANAAFGLLLGVEPERLAGVRADAVAGLGLDGRTRGSYHAVLRGHSDHMRCTRRLKHADGHSLWAEVTVLPTPTESSAALLTVLDISERRALQERLRHIQMHDPVTRLPNRALFFERLTAALSDSATGRIGLCQVGIDGFKAVNDTLGHRVGDELLGAAGQRLAECATGAGGHLVARLGGDEFAVLVEGSTGTEQLTELAETMLAALQRPFDLAGQRLAVSASIGVVERESATTTATGLMQAADTTLYWAKADGKARWTLFDPERNAHRMTRQSLSSTLRRGVDRGEFTLEYQPIVGLADDIVRGAEALVRWRHPQFGTLGPDRFIGLAEENGAIVPLGRWILGEACRQARRWQVEHPGPPLFVSVNVAVRQVWDSDLVSDVAKALDDSGLPSGLLQLELTESAVMGSAGRPLQALQALADMGVRIAIDDFGTGYSNLAYLSRLPVRALKLDGMFVRGFRTARHLNPADETIVSSLVQLAHKLGLTVTAECVEGPAQAERLRRIGCDTGQGWHYARPMSPDHLADLLAGRD, via the coding sequence GTGAACGGACCCCACGAAACACCGGGCCACGACCCCGGCAGCGCCCACCAGGCGAACCCACCGTCCCTTACGGAAAGTGACCTGCTCAGGGACTACCGGGCCGCGTTCCAGATCGCCCAGTTCCCCATGGCGCTCGTCGGCGCCGCGGGCCAGATCCTCGCCGCCAACGCCGCGTTCGGGCTCCTCCTCGGAGTCGAGCCGGAACGCCTCGCCGGTGTGCGCGCCGACGCCGTCGCCGGGCTCGGCCTCGACGGGCGCACCCGGGGCTCCTACCACGCGGTGCTGCGCGGCCACAGCGACCACATGCGCTGCACGCGGCGGCTCAAGCACGCCGACGGGCACAGCCTGTGGGCCGAGGTGACGGTCCTGCCCACCCCGACGGAGAGCTCCGCGGCCCTGCTGACCGTGCTCGACATCAGCGAGCGGCGCGCGCTCCAGGAGCGGCTGCGGCACATCCAGATGCACGACCCGGTCACCCGGCTGCCGAACCGGGCCCTGTTCTTCGAGCGGCTGACGGCCGCGCTCTCCGACTCCGCCACCGGGCGGATCGGGCTGTGCCAGGTGGGCATCGACGGCTTCAAGGCGGTCAACGACACCCTCGGCCACCGCGTGGGCGACGAGTTGCTCGGCGCCGCCGGCCAGCGTCTCGCCGAGTGTGCGACGGGCGCGGGCGGGCACCTCGTGGCACGGCTCGGGGGCGACGAGTTCGCCGTGCTCGTGGAGGGGTCGACCGGCACCGAGCAGCTGACCGAGCTGGCCGAGACCATGCTCGCCGCGCTGCAACGCCCGTTCGACCTGGCGGGGCAGCGGCTCGCCGTCTCGGCCAGCATCGGCGTGGTCGAGCGCGAGTCCGCCACGACCACGGCCACCGGGCTGATGCAGGCGGCCGACACGACGCTGTACTGGGCGAAGGCCGACGGCAAGGCCCGCTGGACGCTGTTCGACCCCGAGCGCAACGCGCACCGGATGACGCGGCAGTCGCTGTCCTCGACGCTGCGGCGCGGTGTGGACCGCGGCGAGTTCACGCTGGAGTACCAGCCGATCGTCGGACTGGCCGACGACATCGTGCGCGGCGCCGAGGCGCTGGTGCGCTGGCGGCACCCGCAGTTCGGAACGCTCGGCCCCGACCGGTTCATCGGCCTCGCCGAGGAGAACGGCGCGATCGTGCCGCTGGGCCGCTGGATCCTCGGCGAGGCGTGCCGGCAGGCCCGCCGCTGGCAGGTGGAGCACCCGGGACCGCCCCTGTTCGTCAGCGTCAACGTCGCCGTCCGGCAGGTGTGGGACTCCGACCTGGTCAGCGACGTGGCCAAGGCGCTCGACGACTCGGGCCTGCCCTCAGGGCTGCTCCAGCTCGAACTCACCGAGTCCGCCGTCATGGGCTCGGCCGGGCGCCCGTTGCAGGCCCTCCAGGCCCTGGCCGACATGGGCGTGCGGATCGCGATCGACGATTTCGGCACCGGGTACTCCAACCTGGCCTACCTCAGCCGGCTCCCGGTGCGCGCCCTGAAGCTGGACGGCATGTTCGTGCGGGGCTTCCGCACCGCGCGCCACCTCAACCCGGCCGACGAGACCATCGTCAGCTCGCTCGTCCAGCTCGCGCACAAGCTCGGCCTCACCGTGACCGCCGAGTGCGTGGAGGGCCCGGCCCAGGCGGAGCGGCTGCGCCGCATCGGCTGCGACACCGGGCAGGGCTGGCACTACGCCCGCCCCATGTCGCCCGACCACCTCGCCGACCTGCTCGCCGGCCGCGACTGA
- a CDS encoding M6 family metalloprotease domain-containing protein: MRRARRRPAAVLAVLAALLGATLTEGPGISALADEPCSLPRSAVHHSEGVDSWNDAYPRPVGTVRGVMLFLSFTDAAPRLSPERIAEDYFPATTDYFRAASYGKLDLRTEVVPEWLRMPGTSQEYGIRRDWEPDRRSAYLKDALKTVSGRVDLAAYDIVYLVADPDAPGVDPDATKVVNFDKPVTVGDAEIRRLVTVFEQRRPDRNVLAHETGHVFDLPDLYDRPEDGWGDWDTHVGDWDLMGSQFGLSPELFGWHKWKLGWLGPGHVDCVRGPGTTLHTLQPLGAPLEKGDPESDTRLAVVRTGPAEALVVEARAPLGNDTTTCTRGVLLYRVRSDVPSAEGPIEVLDGHPDTSACHGTSVHPRLADAPLETGESYYDAAAGVRVEVGERTVTGGWDVKIIRE, encoded by the coding sequence GTGCGCCGTGCCCGCCGCCGCCCCGCCGCCGTGCTGGCCGTACTGGCCGCCCTGCTCGGCGCCACCCTCACCGAGGGGCCCGGCATCTCCGCCCTCGCCGACGAGCCGTGCAGCCTGCCGCGTTCCGCCGTCCACCACTCCGAGGGCGTGGACAGCTGGAACGACGCCTACCCGCGCCCCGTGGGCACCGTGCGCGGCGTCATGCTGTTCCTCTCCTTCACCGACGCCGCGCCGCGGCTGAGTCCGGAGCGGATCGCGGAGGACTACTTCCCCGCCACCACCGACTACTTCCGCGCCGCCTCCTACGGAAAGCTCGACCTGCGGACCGAGGTGGTGCCCGAGTGGCTGCGCATGCCGGGCACGTCCCAGGAGTACGGGATACGGCGCGACTGGGAGCCGGACCGGCGCTCCGCCTATCTCAAGGACGCCTTGAAGACCGTCTCGGGACGGGTGGACCTCGCCGCCTACGACATCGTCTACCTGGTCGCCGACCCGGACGCGCCCGGCGTGGACCCGGACGCGACCAAGGTGGTGAACTTCGACAAGCCGGTCACCGTCGGCGACGCCGAGATCCGCCGCCTCGTCACGGTCTTCGAGCAGCGCCGCCCCGATCGCAACGTGCTCGCCCACGAGACCGGTCACGTCTTCGACCTGCCCGATCTCTACGACCGGCCGGAGGACGGCTGGGGGGACTGGGACACGCACGTCGGGGACTGGGACCTCATGGGCAGCCAGTTCGGCCTGTCGCCCGAGCTGTTCGGATGGCACAAATGGAAGCTCGGATGGCTCGGCCCCGGGCACGTCGACTGCGTGCGCGGCCCCGGCACGACGCTGCACACGCTCCAGCCCCTGGGCGCGCCCCTGGAGAAGGGCGACCCGGAGTCGGACACGCGCCTCGCCGTCGTGCGCACCGGACCCGCGGAGGCGCTCGTCGTCGAAGCGCGCGCCCCCTTGGGCAACGACACCACCACCTGCACGCGGGGTGTGCTGCTCTACCGGGTGCGCAGTGACGTTCCCTCGGCGGAGGGGCCGATCGAAGTGCTCGACGGCCACCCGGACACCAGCGCCTGCCACGGGACCTCGGTGCACCCCCGGCTCGCGGACGCGCCGCTGGAAACCGGGGAGAGCTACTACGACGCCGCGGCCGGGGTGCGGGTCGAGGTGGGTGAACGCACCGTGACCGGCGGCTGGGACGTGAAGATCATCAGGGAGTGA
- a CDS encoding HFCD family protein: protein MPSRVLYLLACAAPPVRYVDRAVRDAQARGWEVCLGMTPTAATWCEDRLPALAALTGRPVRTTHSVSGRRSDWPPSAVTVLAPGTLNTIDAVALGLTPTWVAGVAVEAVGKRWPLVAMPCVNTGYGAHPRFARSLDELRAAGVRVLYGPGGFVPNESGRGRPDEFPWHLALDAADAALPR, encoded by the coding sequence ATGCCAAGCCGCGTTCTCTATCTGCTCGCGTGCGCCGCGCCGCCGGTGCGGTACGTCGACCGCGCTGTCCGCGACGCCCAGGCCCGGGGCTGGGAGGTCTGCCTGGGGATGACGCCCACGGCCGCCACGTGGTGTGAGGATCGCCTTCCGGCCCTCGCCGCCCTGACCGGGCGCCCGGTGCGCACGACGCACTCGGTGTCCGGGCGGCGTTCCGACTGGCCGCCGTCGGCCGTGACCGTGCTCGCCCCCGGGACGCTGAACACGATCGACGCCGTCGCGCTCGGCCTCACGCCCACCTGGGTCGCCGGTGTCGCGGTCGAGGCGGTCGGGAAGCGGTGGCCGCTGGTCGCCATGCCGTGCGTGAACACCGGGTACGGCGCGCACCCGCGGTTCGCCCGGTCGCTCGACGAGCTTCGCGCCGCCGGGGTGCGCGTTCTCTACGGGCCGGGCGGGTTCGTGCCGAACGAGTCCGGCCGGGGCCGCCCCGATGAGTTCCCCTGGCACCTGGCGCTGGACGCCGCCGACGCCGCCCTGCCCCGTTGA
- a CDS encoding phosphatase PAP2 family protein, whose amino-acid sequence MSRDRPRWWTELLLIVVVYGAYSGARLLARGDVGTAVDNGLAILRFESNLWLHAEDPLNELFTQEKWLGLPSSFAYASLHYVVTPLVLIWLFRRRPLHYRLMRTWLLTSTLLGLVGFTLMPTSPPRLLPGDYGFVDSLAQYADYGWWADDASAPSGMGDLTNQYAAMPSLHVGWSIWCGVALWHYGVRRPWMRALAVGYPLMTTIVVMGTGNHYFLDAVAGAAVMAMGLGLARPLLRASSRFKRRLGIERPEPGTEHDSIAAQPAGGRGLPPRQRRGEEDSRSGAAARHNGAAAKPEELAPPS is encoded by the coding sequence ATGTCCCGAGACCGGCCCCGATGGTGGACCGAGCTGCTGCTGATCGTGGTCGTCTACGGGGCCTACTCGGGCGCGAGACTCCTGGCGCGCGGCGACGTGGGCACCGCCGTGGACAACGGGCTGGCCATCCTGCGTTTCGAGAGCAACCTCTGGCTGCACGCCGAGGACCCGCTCAACGAACTCTTCACACAGGAGAAGTGGCTCGGGCTGCCCTCGTCCTTCGCCTACGCCTCGCTGCACTACGTCGTGACCCCGCTGGTGCTGATCTGGCTGTTCCGCAGACGCCCGCTGCACTACCGGCTGATGCGGACCTGGCTGCTGACCTCGACGCTGCTCGGGCTCGTCGGGTTCACGCTGATGCCCACGAGCCCGCCGCGGCTGCTGCCGGGCGACTACGGCTTCGTCGACAGCCTGGCGCAGTACGCGGACTACGGCTGGTGGGCGGACGACGCCTCCGCGCCGAGCGGCATGGGCGACCTCACCAACCAGTACGCGGCGATGCCGAGTCTGCACGTCGGCTGGTCGATCTGGTGCGGGGTCGCGCTGTGGCACTACGGGGTGCGCAGACCGTGGATGCGCGCCCTGGCCGTGGGCTATCCGCTGATGACGACGATCGTCGTGATGGGCACGGGCAACCACTACTTCCTCGACGCGGTCGCGGGCGCCGCCGTCATGGCCATGGGCCTCGGGCTGGCCAGGCCGCTGCTGCGCGCCAGCTCCCGGTTCAAGCGGCGCCTCGGCATCGAACGCCCCGAGCCGGGGACGGAGCACGACAGCATCGCTGCGCAGCCGGCCGGCGGCCGTGGCCTCCCGCCGCGGCAGCGGCGCGGCGAGGAGGACAGCCGCTCCGGGGCCGCGGCGCGGCACAATGGAGCGGCGGCCAAGCCGGAGGAACTGGCACCGCCGTCGTGA
- a CDS encoding histidine phosphatase family protein, with amino-acid sequence MAPRILLVRHGRTAWSVTGRHTGRTDVPLTDEGRAQADALGDRLAKAPWHGLPDAEIRTSPLSRASETCERAGFGGRATAWDALQEWDYGDAEGLTTEEIARRRGGDWVIWRDGVVGGETLGQLRDRADEVAGAARVALDAGRDLVLFAHGHILRAVTARWLGLDVSFAARLRLEPAAVCVLALAYGGPAVERWNDTAHLDPAA; translated from the coding sequence ATGGCGCCGCGCATCCTGCTGGTCCGGCACGGGCGGACCGCCTGGTCGGTTACCGGGCGGCACACCGGGCGGACGGACGTACCGCTCACCGACGAGGGCAGGGCGCAGGCCGATGCCCTCGGTGACCGGCTGGCGAAGGCGCCGTGGCACGGACTCCCCGACGCCGAGATCCGCACCAGCCCGCTCTCGCGGGCGAGCGAGACCTGCGAACGGGCCGGGTTCGGCGGCCGCGCCACCGCCTGGGACGCGCTCCAGGAGTGGGACTACGGCGACGCGGAGGGGCTGACCACCGAGGAGATCGCCCGGCGGCGCGGCGGCGACTGGGTCATCTGGCGCGACGGGGTGGTCGGCGGCGAGACGCTCGGGCAACTCCGCGACCGCGCCGACGAGGTGGCCGGCGCCGCGCGCGTCGCGCTCGACGCGGGACGCGACCTCGTGCTCTTCGCGCACGGGCACATCCTGCGCGCGGTGACGGCCCGCTGGCTCGGCCTCGACGTCTCCTTCGCCGCCCGCCTGCGCCTCGAACCCGCCGCGGTCTGCGTGCTCGCCCTCGCCTACGGCGGCCCGGCCGTCGAGCGCTGGAACGACACCGCCCACCTCGACCCCGCCGCTTAG
- a CDS encoding spermidine synthase: protein MAKNRLRRRGADKAVTESVAGGPAELLPDPDRAGSWELLVGGAPQSHVDLADPTRLVFEYQRRLGHIADLAAPPGTPVTALHLGGGALTMARYIAVTRPRSVQQVAEPDSGLTAFVRRALPLPDGARVRVREADARALLGRLPDGWADLVITDVFADARTPAHCTSAEFLDEARRVLRPGGWYAVNVADGPPLAHLRTQTATVASRFAEVCLIAEPPVLRGRRFGNGVLCAADGPLPVADLSRRCTRDPAPARVVAGRELTDFTAGAPVVTDATATPSPPPPAGTFD from the coding sequence GTGGCGAAAAACAGACTGCGGCGCAGGGGCGCCGACAAGGCCGTGACCGAGTCCGTCGCCGGCGGGCCGGCCGAACTCCTGCCGGACCCGGACCGGGCCGGCAGCTGGGAACTCCTCGTCGGCGGTGCCCCGCAGTCCCACGTCGACCTCGCCGACCCCACCCGCCTCGTCTTCGAGTACCAGCGCAGACTCGGCCACATCGCGGACCTCGCCGCGCCGCCCGGCACCCCGGTCACCGCGCTCCACCTCGGGGGCGGCGCCCTGACCATGGCCCGCTACATCGCCGTCACCAGGCCCCGTTCCGTCCAGCAGGTGGCCGAGCCGGACAGCGGCCTCACCGCGTTCGTCCGGCGCGCGCTCCCGCTGCCCGACGGCGCCCGCGTCCGCGTGCGCGAGGCCGATGCCCGCGCGCTGCTCGGCCGGCTGCCCGACGGCTGGGCCGACCTGGTCATCACGGACGTGTTCGCCGACGCGCGCACGCCCGCGCACTGCACGAGCGCCGAGTTCCTCGACGAGGCGCGGCGCGTGCTGCGGCCCGGCGGCTGGTACGCCGTGAACGTCGCCGACGGGCCGCCGCTCGCCCACCTGCGGACCCAGACGGCGACCGTCGCCAGCCGGTTCGCTGAAGTGTGCCTGATCGCGGAGCCGCCCGTGCTGCGCGGCCGGCGCTTCGGCAACGGCGTGCTGTGCGCGGCCGACGGCCCGCTGCCCGTCGCGGACCTGTCCCGCCGCTGCACGCGCGATCCCGCGCCCGCGCGGGTCGTCGCGGGACGCGAGCTGACCGATTTCACCGCGGGCGCCCCCGTGGTCACCGACGCCACCGCGACCCCCTCACCGCCGCCTCCCGCGGGCACGTTCGACTGA
- a CDS encoding SigE family RNA polymerase sigma factor — MTVEEFEEFYVRTVAPLTGQLYVMLGDLHEAQDVVQEAFVKGWSRRGQLDRDGRPEAWIRTVAWRLAVSRWRFRRRTADAWRRGAAPSHVEAPGPDQVVLVDALRELPAQQRRTLTLHYLCDLTVEQIVGETGQSPSTVKTHLARGRAALADRLHDLRFEEARDV; from the coding sequence TTGACCGTCGAGGAGTTCGAAGAGTTCTACGTGCGCACGGTCGCGCCGCTCACGGGCCAGCTGTACGTCATGCTCGGCGACCTGCACGAGGCGCAGGACGTCGTGCAGGAGGCGTTCGTCAAGGGGTGGAGCCGGCGCGGGCAGCTCGATCGCGACGGCCGTCCCGAGGCGTGGATCCGCACGGTCGCCTGGCGGCTCGCGGTGAGCCGGTGGCGCTTCCGGCGGCGCACGGCGGACGCCTGGCGGCGCGGCGCCGCGCCCTCCCACGTCGAGGCGCCGGGGCCCGACCAGGTCGTGCTCGTCGACGCGCTGCGGGAACTGCCCGCCCAGCAGCGGCGCACGCTCACCCTGCACTACCTGTGCGATCTCACCGTCGAGCAGATCGTCGGTGAGACCGGCCAGTCGCCGAGCACCGTGAAGACCCACCTGGCGCGCGGCCGGGCCGCGCTCGCCGACCGCCTGCACGATCTGCGCTTCGAGGAGGCCCGCGATGTCTGA
- a CDS encoding mannosyltransferase family protein: MPVAPPESPAHARRSAPRERPARRFPHAVVRPLVGRLDPADRDVLWLYLLTRISVWVTAYCVGWVFPPERGTRAAPPVPAFERWDWGHYLSIARDGYFPGGDGPWRGDWDDREAFFPGFPLVLRAVHTVVPHWTAAGLLISFAAGAVAVLALARIARLYLPGTEGDRRAVLFLLLSPCAVFLAAGYTEALFLAFALPAWLAAQRHHWPLAAVLTAAATAVRVSGLFLAAAIALHFLLTARSRGHWRALPWLALPALPVAVQTWYLHAHTGDWMAWRNAQERGWNRAFHAPWDAWAHTWHAAFDRVQSTGFAIMFQAELVAMLLGLALLCVLLRRRRWPEAVYIGLTLWALGTSYWYMSIPRSTLLWWPLWIGLAALSLRRPRVTTVYLCVAAPLGVLFTVTFLSGRWAG; this comes from the coding sequence ATGCCAGTCGCGCCACCCGAGTCGCCCGCACACGCGCGCCGTTCTGCCCCGCGTGAACGGCCCGCGCGCCGGTTCCCCCACGCTGTCGTGCGCCCCTTGGTCGGCCGGCTCGACCCCGCCGACCGTGATGTCCTGTGGCTGTACCTGCTGACCCGAATATCCGTCTGGGTCACCGCCTACTGCGTCGGGTGGGTGTTCCCGCCCGAGCGCGGCACGCGCGCCGCGCCCCCCGTGCCCGCCTTCGAACGCTGGGACTGGGGGCACTACCTGAGCATCGCGCGCGATGGCTACTTCCCCGGAGGGGACGGCCCGTGGCGCGGCGACTGGGACGACAGGGAGGCGTTCTTCCCCGGCTTCCCGCTGGTGCTGCGCGCCGTGCACACCGTCGTCCCGCACTGGACCGCGGCCGGCCTGCTCATCTCGTTCGCCGCCGGGGCCGTCGCCGTCCTGGCGCTGGCGCGGATCGCCCGCCTGTACCTGCCGGGCACGGAGGGCGACCGGCGCGCCGTCCTGTTCCTGCTGCTCTCGCCGTGCGCGGTCTTCCTTGCCGCCGGCTACACGGAGGCGCTGTTCCTCGCGTTCGCCCTGCCCGCGTGGCTGGCCGCCCAGCGGCACCACTGGCCGCTCGCCGCGGTCCTGACCGCGGCGGCCACCGCCGTGCGGGTCAGCGGCCTCTTCCTCGCCGCGGCCATCGCGCTGCACTTCCTGCTCACCGCGCGCTCCCGCGGGCACTGGCGGGCGCTGCCCTGGCTGGCGCTGCCCGCGCTGCCCGTGGCCGTACAGACCTGGTACCTGCACGCGCACACCGGCGACTGGATGGCCTGGCGCAACGCGCAGGAACGCGGCTGGAACCGCGCGTTCCACGCCCCCTGGGATGCGTGGGCGCACACGTGGCACGCGGCGTTCGACCGGGTGCAGTCGACCGGGTTCGCGATCATGTTCCAGGCGGAACTGGTCGCGATGCTCCTCGGACTCGCCCTGCTCTGCGTGCTGCTGCGGCGCCGGCGCTGGCCCGAGGCGGTCTACATCGGCCTCACGCTCTGGGCGCTCGGCACCTCCTACTGGTACATGTCCATCCCGCGGTCCACGCTGCTGTGGTGGCCGCTGTGGATCGGCCTCGCGGCCCTCAGCCTGCGCAGGCCGCGGGTGACGACGGTCTACCTCTGCGTCGCCGCGCCCCTGGGCGTGCTGTTCACCGTCACCTTCCTCTCCGGCCGGTGGGCGGGCTGA
- a CDS encoding DUF2264 domain-containing protein — MRPSPAHRATASGVSPVTGLTRTDWERTADRLLDAVRRHAGPGHSLINLPGPDSGSGRRSDGLEGYARTFLLAAYRSAHAGKKLAEDILAPYAEGLAHGTDPSAPGRWPRPADLPQARVEAAAVAIGLHESRHWLWDRLPDPVRQRTVDWLGGISGTAVPPNNWVWFKAVVAAFLRSVGAPYDAGDIERAVAGTERWYAGEGWYTDGARGEGQYRNFDHYNGWAMHLFPLWYCRVSGEQADPALLPRYRERLRAFLDDAVHLVGGDGAPLHQGRSLIYRFATAAPFFVGALFDATPLAPGLTRRAGSGILRHFLDRGALSADGTLSLGWHGRFELLRQNYSGPASPYWASQAFTGLLLPPQHPVWTCTEERLPVERADFVRVIGPAGWVVSGTAADGVVRAVNHGTDHTPPDRPARDDPHYARLAYSTHTAPDLGPPLDLHDDPEAKPRDGDARADQGPDNRVALVGGDGALSHRSPLRRLRAAGRVGLSAQRPHWPVAGDTDRERWPAGPAVLVASVVNGPWEVRLVRVAGDGRTVCVGGHALAGDRPLWSRAGDGHLLVIRPDGLTSGLFVLGPPRPAHVLRVRRAVGVNAFGAFSATPVYEAAGDLHAVAVFLGATAGTALPPRPEVLLAHGDATVTWPDGTADTLGLPDDAHAAARP; from the coding sequence GTGCGTCCTTCCCCAGCCCACCGAGCCACCGCCTCCGGGGTCTCCCCGGTCACCGGCCTCACCCGCACCGACTGGGAGCGCACGGCGGACAGGCTGCTCGACGCGGTCCGCCGGCACGCCGGGCCGGGTCACTCGCTGATCAACCTGCCGGGTCCCGACAGCGGTTCCGGCCGGCGCAGCGACGGGCTCGAAGGGTACGCCCGCACCTTCCTGCTCGCCGCCTACCGTTCGGCGCACGCGGGCAAGAAGCTCGCCGAGGACATCCTCGCCCCGTACGCCGAGGGCCTGGCGCACGGCACCGACCCGAGCGCCCCGGGACGCTGGCCACGGCCCGCCGACCTGCCCCAGGCCAGGGTCGAGGCCGCCGCCGTCGCCATCGGCCTGCACGAGTCGCGGCACTGGCTGTGGGACCGGCTGCCCGACCCGGTCAGGCAGCGCACCGTCGACTGGCTTGGCGGCATCTCCGGCACGGCCGTGCCGCCCAACAACTGGGTGTGGTTCAAGGCGGTGGTCGCCGCGTTCCTCCGCTCCGTCGGCGCGCCGTACGACGCCGGCGACATCGAGCGGGCCGTGGCGGGCACCGAGCGCTGGTACGCGGGCGAGGGCTGGTACACCGACGGCGCCAGGGGCGAGGGCCAGTACCGGAACTTCGACCACTACAACGGCTGGGCGATGCACCTGTTCCCGCTGTGGTACTGCCGCGTCTCCGGCGAACAGGCCGATCCCGCGCTGCTCCCGCGCTACCGGGAGCGCCTGCGCGCGTTCCTCGACGACGCGGTCCACCTGGTGGGCGGCGACGGCGCACCCCTGCACCAGGGGCGTTCGCTGATCTACCGGTTCGCGACCGCGGCCCCCTTCTTCGTCGGCGCGCTCTTCGACGCCACCCCGCTCGCCCCCGGGCTCACCCGCCGCGCGGGCAGCGGCATCCTGCGCCACTTCCTCGACCGCGGCGCCCTGTCGGCCGACGGCACGCTGTCCCTGGGCTGGCACGGCCGTTTCGAACTCCTCCGGCAGAACTACTCGGGCCCCGCCTCGCCCTACTGGGCCTCCCAGGCGTTCACCGGACTGCTGCTCCCGCCGCAGCACCCGGTGTGGACCTGCACCGAGGAGCGGCTGCCCGTCGAACGCGCCGACTTCGTCCGCGTCATCGGCCCGGCGGGGTGGGTCGTGTCCGGCACCGCGGCGGACGGCGTCGTCCGCGCCGTCAACCACGGCACCGACCACACCCCGCCCGACCGCCCCGCGCGCGACGACCCCCACTACGCCCGCCTGGCCTACTCCACGCACACGGCACCCGACCTCGGCCCGCCCCTCGACCTCCACGACGACCCCGAGGCCAAGCCGCGCGACGGCGACGCGCGCGCCGACCAGGGCCCGGACAACCGGGTCGCGCTCGTCGGCGGGGACGGCGCGCTCTCCCACCGCAGCCCGCTGCGGCGGCTGCGGGCCGCCGGCCGCGTCGGGCTGTCCGCGCAACGGCCGCACTGGCCGGTGGCCGGCGACACCGACAGGGAGCGCTGGCCGGCCGGGCCCGCCGTCCTGGTGGCCTCGGTGGTCAACGGCCCCTGGGAGGTGCGCCTGGTCAGGGTCGCGGGGGACGGCCGCACCGTGTGCGTCGGCGGCCACGCGCTGGCCGGCGACCGGCCGCTGTGGAGCCGGGCCGGGGACGGCCACCTCCTGGTGATCCGCCCGGACGGCCTGACCAGCGGGCTGTTCGTGCTCGGGCCACCGCGCCCGGCGCACGTGCTGCGGGTGCGGCGCGCGGTGGGGGTGAACGCGTTCGGCGCCTTCAGCGCGACCCCGGTGTACGAGGCGGCCGGCGACCTGCACGCGGTCGCCGTCTTCCTCGGCGCCACCGCGGGCACCGCCCTGCCACCGCGGCCCGAGGTCCTGCTGGCGCACGGCGACGCGACGGTCACATGGCCGGACGGCACGGCGGACACCCTCGGCCTGCCGGACGACGCGCACGCCGCCGCGCGGCCCTGA
- a CDS encoding hydroxyacid dehydrogenase, whose amino-acid sequence MRKRPTALFALDGRHLPLLFPPDVAAALADLVDIDPALAVTDFAAPELGPLLPGVEVLVTGWGCPRLTPAVLEALPRLRAVLHTGGTVKKLLHPEVWERGIAVSSAAAANALPVAEYTLGMILLSGKGVFAAREAYRAAEALPPQRELGDIGNAGRRVGIVGASRIGRRVVELLRPFDFEVLLHDPYVSEDEARALGVRPAALPELLATCSIVSVHAPATPETRHMIDAAGLALLPDGAVLINTARGSLVDTEALVAELRTGRIRAVLDVTEPEPLPPGSPLFRLPNAFLTPHIAGSLGNELRRLGLAAVQEADRLLAGQPLAHPVARDELPHSA is encoded by the coding sequence ATGCGCAAGCGCCCCACCGCCCTGTTCGCCCTCGACGGGCGCCACCTGCCGCTGCTGTTCCCGCCGGACGTGGCCGCCGCGCTCGCGGACCTGGTCGACATCGACCCCGCGCTCGCGGTCACGGACTTCGCGGCCCCGGAGCTGGGGCCGCTGCTGCCCGGCGTCGAGGTCCTCGTCACCGGCTGGGGCTGCCCGCGGCTCACCCCGGCGGTGCTGGAGGCGCTGCCGCGCCTGCGCGCGGTGCTGCACACCGGCGGCACGGTCAAGAAACTGCTGCACCCCGAGGTCTGGGAGCGCGGGATCGCCGTCTCCTCGGCCGCCGCGGCCAACGCGCTGCCGGTCGCCGAGTACACGCTGGGCATGATCCTGCTCTCGGGCAAGGGAGTGTTCGCCGCGCGCGAGGCGTACCGGGCCGCCGAGGCGCTGCCGCCGCAGCGGGAGCTCGGGGACATCGGCAACGCGGGCCGCCGCGTCGGCATCGTCGGCGCCTCGCGCATCGGCCGCCGCGTCGTCGAGCTGCTGCGGCCGTTCGACTTCGAGGTGCTGCTGCACGACCCGTACGTCTCCGAGGACGAGGCCCGCGCCCTCGGCGTGCGCCCGGCCGCGCTGCCGGAACTGCTCGCCACCTGCTCGATCGTGTCCGTCCACGCGCCCGCGACTCCCGAGACCCGGCACATGATCGACGCCGCCGGCCTCGCGCTGCTCCCGGACGGCGCGGTACTGATCAACACCGCGCGCGGCAGCCTCGTGGACACCGAGGCGCTGGTGGCCGAGCTGCGCACCGGGCGCATCCGGGCCGTGCTCGACGTGACGGAACCCGAGCCGCTGCCGCCGGGCTCGCCCCTGTTCCGGCTGCCGAACGCCTTCCTCACACCGCACATCGCCGGTTCGCTCGGCAACGAGCTGCGCCGCCTCGGCCTGGCCGCCGTTCAGGAGGCGGACCGCCTGCTGGCCGGGCAGCCGCTCGCGCACCCCGTCGCGCGGGACGAACTCCCGCACAGCGCCTGA